One part of the Aspergillus fumigatus Af293 chromosome 7, whole genome shotgun sequence genome encodes these proteins:
- a CDS encoding ferric reductase family protein gives MEILAIYVIASGGILASLFVTQALSIRNHLPELFSAPCFQYLALFPLVHRHRSWGPWTGASVFLHVSYAAINVFLVFFRIESFTNAGSRAGELALINQIFPLSTINLSHLADSLGIKWSTCRRIHRATGWMSVALLLFHIIVVVQTQKFVFPLRELHNLFTLIAGISLGALAVFSIPWFRQWSYELFLRGHQLLAVLFVYGTWQHLQGRSRLSNIYFFVGLGYINLWMPAVSLWSWAQTHPFTVTSWSKGPQNTIELLVQPCRGLSADLARYATVAGETPVSFCALFTGPHGRSEDVRHYESILVIASGFGIAAAIPYMKAMIYGYYTRTIKARRLHLVWQVESRTEITTAEHLLNNLLENDYKDHGYGAPDYRSIISAEASGALIKRQPGDPLKGLTNIRDGQRRTLVMGKCLSHQFWILIT, from the exons ATGGAGATTTTGGCCATTTACGTGATTGCCTCCGGCGGCATACTTGCTAGCCTTTTCGTCACCCAAGCTCTCTCTATACGAAACCACCTGCCAGAGTTATTTTCTGCTCCCTGTTTCCAATATCTAGCACTTTTTCCCCTTGTTCACAGACATCGATCTTGGGGCCCATGGACCGGAGCCAGTGTCTTCCTTCACGTATCATATGCTGCAATCAAcgtctttcttgtcttcttcagAATAGAGTCGTTCACTAATGCTGGCAGCCGGGCAGGAGAACTAGCCTTAATCAACCAGATTTTTCCTTTATCCACCATCAATCTAAGCCACCTAGCTGACTCTCTAGGTATCAAGTGGAGTACTTGTCGTAGGATCCATCGGGCTACTGGCTGGATGTCCGTTGCTCTGCTATTATTTCacatcattgttgttgttcaAACACAGAAATTCGTATTTCCGCTTCGTGAATTGCATAACCTTTTTACCTTGATT GCTGGGATCTCACTGGGGGCCCTTGCGGTGTTTTCCATTCCGTGGTTTCGTCAATGGTCTTATGAGCTTTTTCTCAGAGGACATCagctcctcgccgtcctctTTGTCTACGGCACCTGGCAGCACCTTCAAGGCCGTAGCCGCCTCTCGAATATTTATTTCTTTGTCGGATTGGGC TATATCAACCTGTGGATGCCGGCAGTTAGTCTATGGTCGTGGGCACAAACACACCCTTTCACAGTCACATCGTGGTCGAAAGGTCCACAGAATACCATAGAACTTCTTGTGCAACCATGCCGTGGGCTATCTGCGGATCTTGCTCGTTACGCCACCGTGGCTGGAGAAACCCCAGTTTCTTTCTGTGCCCTGTTCACTGGCCCTCATGGAAGGAGTGAAGATGTTAGACACTATGAAAGTATTTTGGTAATTGCAAGTGGATTTGGGAtcgcagcagcaattccATACATGAAGGCGATGATCTATGGTTATTACACCCGGACCATAAAGGCTCGCCGATTGCATCTGGTATGGCAGGTAGAGTCGAGGACTGAAATTACCACCGCCGAGCATTTGTTAAACAACCTTCTCGAGAATGATTACAAGGATCATGGCTAT GGGGCGCCTGACTATCGAAGCATAATATCCGCCGAGGCATCTGGTGCCCTA